The Papaver somniferum cultivar HN1 chromosome 3, ASM357369v1, whole genome shotgun sequence genome includes a region encoding these proteins:
- the LOC113362055 gene encoding cytochrome b561 and DOMON domain-containing protein At3g61750-like, with protein sequence MIVIRYQHRRIIDGISKPQIDNNHHQQLCFDYTATTMEKSNPKKISYLRFLLVFVVALILVWEQKNSPVVAEYDDEDTHDCCNCNRNLSRFLPSRYKHFTNMTCADLWSPFTLRYFKSEDHILTVIVSAAYTHGWVAMGFSPTGVMAGSSAMVGWIGEHNKASIKQYYLEEALELMVKPDQGNLNLTHVKPAVVLYRSTIYLAFQMHFGSRKSHQFILLAYSDKTPVDDRLKEHIERTTITFDFSQGSFSDAVQNLQDSVMTFKNSHRISSIFGWGALLPAGAIISRYFRHHDPLWYYLHASIQSMGSIFVLVTMLAGELLYREDEPDIWLHRAFGYLTLVLCILQVLAFVKRPSLDSKMRWYWNCYHALVGRTALFLGALNIVIGLQIGGSSTPWKVGYGVLLGVILVTVVILEALTWLGKPVKVRSPAFKTNLNR encoded by the exons ATGATCGTCATTAGGTACCAGCACCGTAGAATCATTGATGGAATCTCAAAACCTCAGATCgacaataatcatcatcaacagttATGCTTCGATTACACAGCAACAACAATGgagaaatcaaaccctaaaaagaTCTCGTATCTGAGATTTCTCTTAGTTTTTGTTGTTGCCCTAATTCTTGTCTGGGAACAAAAGAATTCCCCAGTTGTTGCTGAgtatgatgatgaagatactCATGATTGTTGTAATTGTAACCGGAATTTGTCTCGATTTCTTCCCTCACGTTATAAGCATTTTACTAATATGACCTGTGCGGATCTTTGGAGTCCTTTCACTTTGAGg TACTTTAAAAGTGAAGATCATATCTTGACCGTCATAGTATCAGCAGCATATACCCACGGATGGGTTGCAATGGGTTTTTCGCCGACAGGTGTCATGGCTGGTTCAAGTGCTATGGTAGGTTGGATTGGTGAACATAACAAAGCTAGTATCAAACAGTACTACCTGGAAGAAGCTTTGGAACTTATGGTCAAACCAGACCAGGGGAATTTAAACCTCACCCATGTTAAGCCTGCTGTTGTTCTTTACAGATCCACCATTTACCTGGCATTTCAGATGCACTTTGGTTCACGTAAATCTCACCAATTCATATTATTAGCATATTCGGACAAAACCCCCGTCGACGACCGCCTAAAAGAACATATTGAAAGGACAACCATTACATTCGACTTCAGTCAAG GTTCTTTCTCTGACGCAGTTCAGAATCTCCAGGACAGTGTTATGACATTTAAGAACAGCCACAGAATATCCAGTATCTTTGGATGGGGAGCACTCCTTCCAGCCGGAGCTATCATCTCTAGATATTTTAGGCACCATGATCCATTATGGTATTATCTTCATGCCTCAATTCAATCCATGGGATCTATTTTTGTGCTTGTCACCATGTTGGCTGGTGAGCTGCTTTATAGAGAAGATGAACCAGATATCTGGTTGCATAGAGCATTCGGATATTTAACCCTAGTCTTATGCATTTTACAG GTTTTGGCATTTGTGAAAAGGCCAAGCCTAGACTCGAAAATGCGCTGGTATTGGAATTGTTATCACGCATTGGTGGGGAGAACTGCTCTCTTCTTGGGAGCTTTAAACATTGTTATTGGGCTTCAAATTGGAGGCTCAAGTACTCCTTGGAAAGTCGGCTATGGGGTTCTTCTTGGTGTCATTCTCGTTACTGTTGTCATTTTAGAAGCACTTACATGGTTGGGAAAGCCTGTCAAAGTACGTTCTCCAGCTTTCAAAACGAACTTGAACCGCTAA